ATCCTAACCAATATCCTTGCATATTACCAAGAGTAGCTACAAATGCGACAATTAAAATAATTACAAAAAAAGGAACATTATAAAAATTTTTGCATAAGTCTTCTCCAAATATTCCAGCAGTAAATAATAAAGAGTCACCTGGTAAAAAAAATCCAATAAAAAATCCAGTTTCTGCAAAAACTATTGATAAAAGAATAAAAAAAGCTGTATTTCCAAAATATAAAAATATCCATCTAGGATTGAATAAATGTTGAAAAAAATCCCAAATATCCGACATATTACAAATATGAGAAACAAAATTTAATATTTCCATTTTTTATAAAGTAAAAAATATTTATTTTATATTTTAAATGATATGATATGGAGTATTTATTCAAATTTATTAATATTTTAGGATGGTATCCTAATATATTATTTTTAATAATTGGTTTTTTTTTTCTTATTTTTTGGTTATATAGAATATTTCATTTTATTGATTAATAAATTAGTTAATTTTGTTAAAAATATCCAAATGTATACGAATGAAAAATAATGATAAGGATAAATTGGAATTCATCTATTTTAATAAAAAAGCTTATGAAATACTAAAAAATTATCTTCTTTATCAAATAGATTCTATAAAAAATATATTTATTTTAGTGGATAATAATACTGATCAATATTGTCTTCCTATTCTTTTTTCTCATATTGATTTTTTAAAAAAATCTAATCTAATTAAGATTAAATCAGGAGAAAAAGAAAAAAATATTTATACATGTATTCAAATATGTGAAAATTTGGAAAAATTGAAAGCTACTAGAAAAAGTATAATAATAAATTTAGGAGGAGGTGTTATAACAGATATAGGTGGATTTGTTGCTTCTATATTTAAAAGAGGAATTCGTTTTGTGAATATTCCTACTACTTTATTAGGAATGGTTGATGCATCTGTAGGATATAAAACAGGTGTTAATTTAAATTTTATTAAAAATGAAATAGGATCTTTTTATATTCCAGAATTTTTAATAATTGATTCTTCTTTTTTAAAAACTCTTCCTTATGAAGAAATTATTTCTGGAATGGCTGAAATATTTAAACATAGTTTAATAGAAGATAAAAATTTTTGGATCAATTTAAATAAAATAAAAAATATTAGTGATATAAAAAATAATCAATGGGATCATTTAATTAATCAATCTATATTAATAAAAAAGAAAATTGTAGATAAAGATCCTAAAGAAAAAGGATTAAGAAAAATTCTTAATTTTGGACATACCATTGGTCATGCTTTAGAAAGTTATTTTATGAATACGGATACAATATTACATGGTATAGCTATTATTATGGGAATAATTTGTGAATCTTGGATTTCATACAAAATTAATGGATTATCCATTTATGATTTTAAAAATATAAAAGATACATTATCTACATTGTATCCAATGCAAAAAAAAATTTATAATTTATCTGATTCAGAAATCGAAAAAATATTAAAAATTATGGAATTTGATAAAAAAAATGAAAAAAATAAAATTCAATTTTCTTTATTAAAAGAAATAGGAAAATGTTCTTATAATTGTGAAGTTCCATATTTATTAATTAAGGAAAGTTTTTTAAAATAAAAATTTTTCATTTTTTTTCTTAAATATTATTTATATTAAAAATAAATAAAAATAAAAATCTCATAATTTTATAATAAAAATGAGTGAAGGAGAAAAATTAGTTCCTATAAATATAGAAGATGAAATGAAATCATCGTACATAGATTATTCTATGTCTGTAATTGTATCAAGAGCTCTTCCTGATGCTAGAGATGGATTAAAACCTGTACATAGAAGAGTTCTTTATGGAATGTATCAATTAGGAATTTTTTCTAATAATTCTTATAAAAAATCGGCTCGTATTGTTGGAGAAGTTTTAGGAAAATATCATCCCCATGGAGATATTTCTGTTTATGATACTATGGTTCGTATGGCACAAAAATGGACTCTTCGTTATCCATTAATAGATGGACAAGGAAATTTTGGTTCATTAGATGCAGATCCACCTGCAGCTATGCGTTATACAGAAGTACGAATGAAAAAAATTTCTGAAGAAATGTTGTTAGATATAAAAAAAGAAACAGTAGATATTCAATTAAATTTTGATGATTCTTTAGAGGAACCAACTGTTTTACCAACGAGAATTCCTAATCTTTTAATTAATGGATCTTCAGGAATTGCAGTTGGAATGGCTACTAATATTCCACCTCATAATTTAAAAGAAACTATAAATGCTATTTGTGCTTATATAGATAATAATAATTTATCTATTGAACAAATAATGAAATATATTAAAGCTCCCGATTTTCCAACAGGTGGAATTATTTATGGATATGATGGAGTAAAAAATGCTTTTCATACTGGTAGAGGTCGTATTATTTTGCGTGCAAAAGTTCATTTAGAAGAGCTTCAAGGAAGACAATGTATCATAATAGATGAAATTCCTTATCAAGTAAATAAAGCAGAAATGATATCTAAAACTGTAGGATTAATGAAAGAAGGAAAAATGGAAGGAATTTATCAAATTCGTGATGAATCGGATAGAAATGGATTACGAATTGTTTATATGCTTAAATATAATACAAATTCTAACATTATATTAAATAAATTATTTCAATATACTTCTCTTCAAACTTCTTTTAATGTTAATAGTATTGCATTAGTTAATGGAACTCCCGTTCAATTAAATATAAAAGATCTTATTCAACATTTTATAGATCATAGACATGATGTCATTATTCGTCGTACCAAATATGAATTAAAAAAGTGTAAAAATCGTGTTCATATATTAATGGGTTTTTTAAAAATATTAGATCATTTAGATATGATGATTCAATTGATTAAAAAATCTAAAAATCATCATGACGCTTGTTCTACATTGATTAAAAAATTTCATATATCAGAGGATCAATCTAAATCTATTTTAGATTTGCGTTTACAAAGTTTGACTTCTTTAGAATTAGAAAAAATCAAAAAAGAATATAATGATATTATAAAAAAAATAGAGCATTTCCAAAATATATTAGTTCAATATTCTATAAGAACAAAAATTATTAAAGAAGAACTTTTAGATATCAAAAAAAAATATCAAGATTCACGTCGTACACAAATTGATTATTCAGGTAATAAAGTACATATAGAAGATTTAATTGAAAATAAACAAGTTGTTTTGACTATTTCTCATGCTGGGTATATAAAACGAACATCTTTATCAGAATATAAACGTCAAGGAAGAGGTGGTGTAGGAAATAGAGGAGCTACAGCTAGAGAAGCTGATTTTTTTAAACATTTACTTATAGCAACAAATCATCAATATTTACTTTTTTTTACAGAAAAAGGAAAATGTTTTTGGTTAAGGGTATATGAAATACCAGAAGGATCTAAAATTTCTAAAGGAAGAGCTATACAAAATATTATTCATCTTCAACAAGATGATAAAGTTAATGCTTATATATTAACAGGAGATTTGACTAATAAAAAATACGTAAAAGATTATTACGTTATGATGGTTACTCAAAAAGGAATTATTAAAAAAACATCTTTAGAAAATTATTCTCGTCCTAGAAAATATGGTATTAATGCTATTATAATTCGTAAAGGAGATTCTTTATTAGAAGCTATTTTAACTAAGGGAGATAGTCATGTTTTTATCGCTGTTAAAAGTGGAAGAATTATTCGTTTTTCAGAAAATAAAGTTCGTGCAACTGGAAGAACCTCTTCTGGAGTAATAGGTATTAATTTTACAATTATAGATGATATGGTAATTGGAATGATATGTGTCAATAAAGAAGAAAAAGGAAATTTATTAGTTGTTTCTGAAAAAGGATTTGGAAAAAGGTCTCATTTAAAAGATTATCGTATTACTAATCGTGGAGGAAAAGGAATAAAAACAATAAATATTACTCAAAAAACAGGTAATTTAATTTCTATTAAAAATGTTACAGATAGAGATGATTTGATGATTATT
The sequence above is a segment of the Blattabacterium cuenoti genome. Coding sequences within it:
- the gyrA gene encoding DNA gyrase subunit A codes for the protein MSEGEKLVPINIEDEMKSSYIDYSMSVIVSRALPDARDGLKPVHRRVLYGMYQLGIFSNNSYKKSARIVGEVLGKYHPHGDISVYDTMVRMAQKWTLRYPLIDGQGNFGSLDADPPAAMRYTEVRMKKISEEMLLDIKKETVDIQLNFDDSLEEPTVLPTRIPNLLINGSSGIAVGMATNIPPHNLKETINAICAYIDNNNLSIEQIMKYIKAPDFPTGGIIYGYDGVKNAFHTGRGRIILRAKVHLEELQGRQCIIIDEIPYQVNKAEMISKTVGLMKEGKMEGIYQIRDESDRNGLRIVYMLKYNTNSNIILNKLFQYTSLQTSFNVNSIALVNGTPVQLNIKDLIQHFIDHRHDVIIRRTKYELKKCKNRVHILMGFLKILDHLDMMIQLIKKSKNHHDACSTLIKKFHISEDQSKSILDLRLQSLTSLELEKIKKEYNDIIKKIEHFQNILVQYSIRTKIIKEELLDIKKKYQDSRRTQIDYSGNKVHIEDLIENKQVVLTISHAGYIKRTSLSEYKRQGRGGVGNRGATAREADFFKHLLIATNHQYLLFFTEKGKCFWLRVYEIPEGSKISKGRAIQNIIHLQQDDKVNAYILTGDLTNKKYVKDYYVMMVTQKGIIKKTSLENYSRPRKYGINAIIIRKGDSLLEAILTKGDSHVFIAVKSGRIIRFSENKVRATGRTSSGVIGINFTIIDDMVIGMICVNKEEKGNLLVVSEKGFGKRSHLKDYRITNRGGKGIKTINITQKTGNLISIKNVTDRDDLMIIKKSGIIIRIPISDIRVMGRTTQGVRLINLKKNDAIADVAKVYKPIMGFH
- the aroB gene encoding 3-dehydroquinate synthase — encoded protein: MKNNDKDKLEFIYFNKKAYEILKNYLLYQIDSIKNIFILVDNNTDQYCLPILFSHIDFLKKSNLIKIKSGEKEKNIYTCIQICENLEKLKATRKSIIINLGGGVITDIGGFVASIFKRGIRFVNIPTTLLGMVDASVGYKTGVNLNFIKNEIGSFYIPEFLIIDSSFLKTLPYEEIISGMAEIFKHSLIEDKNFWINLNKIKNISDIKNNQWDHLINQSILIKKKIVDKDPKEKGLRKILNFGHTIGHALESYFMNTDTILHGIAIIMGIICESWISYKINGLSIYDFKNIKDTLSTLYPMQKKIYNLSDSEIEKILKIMEFDKKNEKNKIQFSLLKEIGKCSYNCEVPYLLIKESFLK